A genomic region of Amphiura filiformis chromosome 6, Afil_fr2py, whole genome shotgun sequence contains the following coding sequences:
- the LOC140155168 gene encoding LOW QUALITY PROTEIN: beta-2 adrenergic receptor-like (The sequence of the model RefSeq protein was modified relative to this genomic sequence to represent the inferred CDS: inserted 1 base in 1 codon), which produces MSGDSNLTATKLAAAAEGNGVAAGNGAAVAGTDLLSGADIPTTVVGTTLIEELVTLDFENNTDGFVTDNMDGIHHPPWKTALVAAALSLIIILTIGGNILVVLSPIVSTRLRTVTYTFLVSLASADLLLGICVLPWSAIYTISSEWPFSVVFCNIYISFDVMFCTSSILHLLVISLERFXAITRPYAYQRKMSKKKACIVIVVVWVVSLGVSFLPLHLGWNTQDGSVQNYNHPSQCILTWNLAYSLFDGIVLFFLPLILMLFVYARIVTIAYHQAKSIKSMMVAPAQIPGGTHSAQEKQENSNNNHKGVIDEHKAVKIIAVVMGSFVVCWVPYFTMFTFGPIFNWQISDLFYLIVLWLGYINSLINPFVYACMNREFRRAFKTILICARFDAGKCMRGSFGSRDNDSQIKSPPFNQSNTRYNGSVVTYTTTNAKDTSFDTQSSTMSTESVRSRKPSDIYMKLHKTQDDIAEDSEENNQSTPDHKVQVTQQNGSSPLLDVEIDRQNCEQEQREVTPTPSSELLNNHDNENNDHDEHADEPSAPEQLVDESEQSEEPEALPALFISENSDDKDQDNCETPDELESPQAIENVASLENEEIEKEPDHKESSCESIPMIDDAAEEQEDQHLLNDCGEPEDDIQSSDNIQLRELRHSQNNEIIVDTQ; this is translated from the exons ATGTCCGGTGATTCCAATTTGACCGCCACGAAACTGGCTGCAGCTGCCGAAGGTAACGGCGTTGCAGCTGGGAATGGCGCTGCTGTAGCAGGCACCGATCTGCTTTCAGGAGCTGACATACCTACAACTGTCGTTGGGACTACGCTTATTGAAGAACTAGTTACACTTGACTTTGAAAATAATACCGATGGATTCGTAACGGATAATATGGATGGCATACATCATCCGCCATGGAAAACAGCTTTGGTTGCCGCTGCCCTTAGTCTTATCATTATTCTGACAATTGGAGGAAATATACTAGTGGTTTTATCGCCAATTGTTAGTACCCGATTACGAACCGTGACCTACACATTTTTGGTGTCACTAGCCAGCGCCGATTTGCTTTTGGGGATTTGTGTGTTACCATGGAGTGCAATTTATACTATATCATCAGAATGGCCATTTAGTGTGGTGTTCTGTAATATCTACATTTCGTTCGATGTTATGTTTTGTACATCTTCAATTTTACATTTGTTAGTGATCAGTTTGGAGAGAT TTGCAATAACAAGACCCTACGCTTATCAACGTAAAATGAGCAAGAAGAAAGCTTGCATAGTTATAGTAGTTGTATGGGTTGTTTCGCTAGGAGTGTCTTTTCTACCTCTTCACTTAGGCTGGAACACGCAAGATGGTAGTGTACAAAATTACAACCATCCGTCACAATGTATTCTAACCTGGAATTTGGCATATTCGTTATTTGATGGCATCGTATTGTTCTTCCTACCTTtgattttgatgttatttgtataTGCGCGAATTGTAACGATTGCATACCATCAAGCCAAGTCAATAAAAAGCATGATGGTAGCTCCAGCTCAAATTCCTGGAGGAACCCACAGTGcccaagaaaaacaagaaaattcTAATAATAATCACAAAGGGGTTATTGATGAACACAAAGCAGTGAAGATCATTGCTGTAGTAATGGGATCTTTCGTTGTCTGTTGGGTTCCATATTTCACTATGTTTACATTTGGACCAATTTTCAATTGGCAAATCAGTGATCTTTTTTATCTAATTGTACTATGGCTTGGCTATATCAACTCACTCATCAATCCTTTTGTGTATGCGTGTATGAATCGAGAGTTCAGAAGAGCTTTCAAAACAATTCTGATATGTGCTAGATTTGATGCTGGTAAATGTATGCGAGGCTCTTTTGGAAGCCGTGATAATGACTCTCAAATCAAGTCTCCACCTTTTAATCAAAGCAACACACGTTACAACGGGTCTGTAGTAACTTACACAACCACAAATGCAAAGGACACATCTTTTGATACTCAgtcatctaccatgtctacagaATCAGTTAGGTCCAGAAAACCAAGTGACATTTACATGAAGCTGCACAAGACTCAAGATGACATAGCTGAAGACAGTGAAGAAAACAATCAATCCACACCAGATCATAAAGTACAAGTAACACAACAAAATGGATCATCGCCTTTGCTTGATGTAGAAATAGATAGGCAAAATTGTGAACAAGAACAACGGGAAGTTACCCCAACACCTAGTTCAGAGTTAttaaacaatcatgacaatgaaaATAATGATCATGATGAACATGCAGATGAACCATCAGCTCCAGAACAATTAGTAGATGAATCGGAACAATCAGAAGAGCCGGAAGCATTACCAGCATTGTTTATTTCCGAAAATTCGGACGATAAAGATCAGGATAATTGCGAAACACCTGATGAACTAGAGTCGCCTCAAGCCATAGAAAACGTTGCCTCTTTGGAAAATGAAGAAATTGAGAAAGAACCAGATCATAAAGAGTCATCCTGTGAGAGCATTCCTATGATTGATGATGCTGCTGAAGAGCAGGAAGATCAACATCTGCTAAATGATTGTGGCGAACCCGAGGATGATATTCAGTCATCTGATAACATACAACTCAGAGAGCTGCGTCattcacaaaataatgaaatcatCGTCGATACACAATGA